One genomic window of Triplophysa rosa linkage group LG11, Trosa_1v2, whole genome shotgun sequence includes the following:
- the glis2b gene encoding zinc finger protein GLIS2b isoform X2 codes for MKVEGSGPHAVMLSLDEPLDLKVPKGRVNGRDRGARSPSSPIHGKGAGQLRMADDGTAVIVPGSPDSPHAGVLQGKSETPTPPAVDLSMSPSSRNTTCSPDLTNGHGAAPIFPGDSAHIRYVEGGATSQAFQFFVPIGGGGLHLPSSMFIRQPKDTRSSPDLSADEQLACRWRKCHLLFDSLQDLVDHVNDFHVKPEKDSGYCCHWDGCSRKGRGFNARYKMLIHIRTHTNEKPHRCPTCNKSFSRLENLKIHNRSHTGEKPYICPYEGCNKRYSNSSDRFKHTRTHYVDKPYYCKMVGCLKRYTDPSSLRKHIKAHGHFVTQEHGGVGGVGSMMKPAAGKASELTYVNGAHIIIPGAAAALLGSHGLQSLGGSIPLSPRPLDLSNLGCPSSPSAGLCGPPILSFGGSPLGLAKSPLLSHTFSSSALGLPMVPLLASERRDQRKARGEEDEIHGGVLNLSTGASHDPLSWVVIPSGQVVLKPAVVN; via the exons ATGAAG GTTGAGGGCTCAGGACCACATGCTGTCATGCTGTCCTTAGATGAGCCGCTGGACCTCAAAGTGCCGAAGGGGCGGGTCAATGGGCGGGACAGAGGCGCCAGGTCTCCGTCCTCTCCCATACATGGCAAGGGGGCCGGGCAGCTACGCATGGCAGACGACGGTACCGCAGTAATCGTCCCAGGGTCTCCTGATTCCCCACATGCAG GTGTCCTGCAGGGCAAGTCCGAGACCCCCACACCCCCCGCCGTGGACCTCAGCATGTCACCGTCCTCACGCAACACCACCTGCTCTCCAGATCTCACCAACGGACACGGCGCGGCCCCCATCTTCCCTGGG GACTCGGCTCACATCCGTTACGTGGAGGGCGGGGCCACATCTCAAGCCTTCCAGTTCTTCGTTCCCATCGGAGGAGGAGGTCTTCACCTGCCTTCCTCGATGTTCATTCGCCAACCCAAGGACACGCGATCTTCTCCGGATCTCTCCGCCGACGAACAGCTGGCCTGTCGATGGAGGAAG TGCCACCTGCTTTTCGACTCTTTGCAAGATTTGGTGGACCATGTCAATGACTTCCATGTGAAGCCCGAAAAGGATTCTGGGTACTGTTGCCACTGGGACGGGTGTTCACGCAAAGGGCGGGGCTTCAACGCCAG GTACAAGATGCTAATCCACATCCGCACTCACACCAACGAGAAACCTCACCGCTGTCCCACCTGCAATAAGAGCTTCTCACGTCTGGAGAACCTCAAGATACACAACCGCTCGCACACAG GAGAGAAGCCCTACATCTGCCCGTACGAGGGCTGCAACAAACGCTACTCCAACTCCAGCGACCGCTTCAAGCACACCCGCACCCATTACGTGGACAAGCCCTATTACTGCAAGATGGTGGGCTGCCTGAAACGCTACACAGATCCCAGCTCCCTGAGGAAGCATATTAAGGCTCACGGGCACTTCGTGACGCAGGAGCACGGAGGTGTAGGAGGGGTGGGCTCAATGATGAAACCGGCGGCGGGAAAAGCATCCGAGCTGACTTACGTCAACGGCGCCCACATCATCATTCCTGGGGCGGCAGCTGCTCTCCTGGGCAGCCACGGTCTGCAGAGTCTGGGAGGCTCCATCCCCCTGTCGCCCCGCCCACTGGACCTGAGCAATCTGGGCTGCCCGAGCTCCCCTTCAGCTGGACTCTGCGGGCCGCCCATTCTGTCCTTTGGTGGCTCTCCGCTCGGCCTGGCCAAATCTCCCCTGCTGTCTCATACCTTCTCGTCTTCGGCGCTCGGGCTACCCATGGTGCCCCTTTTGGCCTCGGAGCGCAGGGACCAGCGCAAGGCCAGAGGTGAGGAGGACGAGATCCACGGGGGCGTGCTCAACCTTTCCACGGGAGCGTCCCATGATCCCCTGTCTTGGGTGGTTATTCCCTCTGGCCAGGTCGTGTTGAAGCCAGCTGTGGTCAACTGA
- the glis2b gene encoding zinc finger protein GLIS2b isoform X1, with product MRFHTLTQQLESRNTLSYTRCYAPINPAITRAHVLHFNTTGLEIMVEGSGPHAVMLSLDEPLDLKVPKGRVNGRDRGARSPSSPIHGKGAGQLRMADDGTAVIVPGSPDSPHAGVLQGKSETPTPPAVDLSMSPSSRNTTCSPDLTNGHGAAPIFPGDSAHIRYVEGGATSQAFQFFVPIGGGGLHLPSSMFIRQPKDTRSSPDLSADEQLACRWRKCHLLFDSLQDLVDHVNDFHVKPEKDSGYCCHWDGCSRKGRGFNARYKMLIHIRTHTNEKPHRCPTCNKSFSRLENLKIHNRSHTGEKPYICPYEGCNKRYSNSSDRFKHTRTHYVDKPYYCKMVGCLKRYTDPSSLRKHIKAHGHFVTQEHGGVGGVGSMMKPAAGKASELTYVNGAHIIIPGAAAALLGSHGLQSLGGSIPLSPRPLDLSNLGCPSSPSAGLCGPPILSFGGSPLGLAKSPLLSHTFSSSALGLPMVPLLASERRDQRKARGEEDEIHGGVLNLSTGASHDPLSWVVIPSGQVVLKPAVVN from the exons ATGCGCTTTCACACTCTCACACAGCAGCTGGAGTCAAGAAACACACTTTCGTACACTCGCTGCTATGCACCAATAAATCCTGCTATCACCCGCGCTCATGTGCTACACTTCAATACGACTGGTTTGGAAATTATG GTTGAGGGCTCAGGACCACATGCTGTCATGCTGTCCTTAGATGAGCCGCTGGACCTCAAAGTGCCGAAGGGGCGGGTCAATGGGCGGGACAGAGGCGCCAGGTCTCCGTCCTCTCCCATACATGGCAAGGGGGCCGGGCAGCTACGCATGGCAGACGACGGTACCGCAGTAATCGTCCCAGGGTCTCCTGATTCCCCACATGCAG GTGTCCTGCAGGGCAAGTCCGAGACCCCCACACCCCCCGCCGTGGACCTCAGCATGTCACCGTCCTCACGCAACACCACCTGCTCTCCAGATCTCACCAACGGACACGGCGCGGCCCCCATCTTCCCTGGG GACTCGGCTCACATCCGTTACGTGGAGGGCGGGGCCACATCTCAAGCCTTCCAGTTCTTCGTTCCCATCGGAGGAGGAGGTCTTCACCTGCCTTCCTCGATGTTCATTCGCCAACCCAAGGACACGCGATCTTCTCCGGATCTCTCCGCCGACGAACAGCTGGCCTGTCGATGGAGGAAG TGCCACCTGCTTTTCGACTCTTTGCAAGATTTGGTGGACCATGTCAATGACTTCCATGTGAAGCCCGAAAAGGATTCTGGGTACTGTTGCCACTGGGACGGGTGTTCACGCAAAGGGCGGGGCTTCAACGCCAG GTACAAGATGCTAATCCACATCCGCACTCACACCAACGAGAAACCTCACCGCTGTCCCACCTGCAATAAGAGCTTCTCACGTCTGGAGAACCTCAAGATACACAACCGCTCGCACACAG GAGAGAAGCCCTACATCTGCCCGTACGAGGGCTGCAACAAACGCTACTCCAACTCCAGCGACCGCTTCAAGCACACCCGCACCCATTACGTGGACAAGCCCTATTACTGCAAGATGGTGGGCTGCCTGAAACGCTACACAGATCCCAGCTCCCTGAGGAAGCATATTAAGGCTCACGGGCACTTCGTGACGCAGGAGCACGGAGGTGTAGGAGGGGTGGGCTCAATGATGAAACCGGCGGCGGGAAAAGCATCCGAGCTGACTTACGTCAACGGCGCCCACATCATCATTCCTGGGGCGGCAGCTGCTCTCCTGGGCAGCCACGGTCTGCAGAGTCTGGGAGGCTCCATCCCCCTGTCGCCCCGCCCACTGGACCTGAGCAATCTGGGCTGCCCGAGCTCCCCTTCAGCTGGACTCTGCGGGCCGCCCATTCTGTCCTTTGGTGGCTCTCCGCTCGGCCTGGCCAAATCTCCCCTGCTGTCTCATACCTTCTCGTCTTCGGCGCTCGGGCTACCCATGGTGCCCCTTTTGGCCTCGGAGCGCAGGGACCAGCGCAAGGCCAGAGGTGAGGAGGACGAGATCCACGGGGGCGTGCTCAACCTTTCCACGGGAGCGTCCCATGATCCCCTGTCTTGGGTGGTTATTCCCTCTGGCCAGGTCGTGTTGAAGCCAGCTGTGGTCAACTGA
- the glis2b gene encoding zinc finger protein GLIS2b isoform X3, which translates to MLSLDEPLDLKVPKGRVNGRDRGARSPSSPIHGKGAGQLRMADDGTAVIVPGSPDSPHAGVLQGKSETPTPPAVDLSMSPSSRNTTCSPDLTNGHGAAPIFPGDSAHIRYVEGGATSQAFQFFVPIGGGGLHLPSSMFIRQPKDTRSSPDLSADEQLACRWRKCHLLFDSLQDLVDHVNDFHVKPEKDSGYCCHWDGCSRKGRGFNARYKMLIHIRTHTNEKPHRCPTCNKSFSRLENLKIHNRSHTGEKPYICPYEGCNKRYSNSSDRFKHTRTHYVDKPYYCKMVGCLKRYTDPSSLRKHIKAHGHFVTQEHGGVGGVGSMMKPAAGKASELTYVNGAHIIIPGAAAALLGSHGLQSLGGSIPLSPRPLDLSNLGCPSSPSAGLCGPPILSFGGSPLGLAKSPLLSHTFSSSALGLPMVPLLASERRDQRKARGEEDEIHGGVLNLSTGASHDPLSWVVIPSGQVVLKPAVVN; encoded by the exons ATGCTGTCCTTAGATGAGCCGCTGGACCTCAAAGTGCCGAAGGGGCGGGTCAATGGGCGGGACAGAGGCGCCAGGTCTCCGTCCTCTCCCATACATGGCAAGGGGGCCGGGCAGCTACGCATGGCAGACGACGGTACCGCAGTAATCGTCCCAGGGTCTCCTGATTCCCCACATGCAG GTGTCCTGCAGGGCAAGTCCGAGACCCCCACACCCCCCGCCGTGGACCTCAGCATGTCACCGTCCTCACGCAACACCACCTGCTCTCCAGATCTCACCAACGGACACGGCGCGGCCCCCATCTTCCCTGGG GACTCGGCTCACATCCGTTACGTGGAGGGCGGGGCCACATCTCAAGCCTTCCAGTTCTTCGTTCCCATCGGAGGAGGAGGTCTTCACCTGCCTTCCTCGATGTTCATTCGCCAACCCAAGGACACGCGATCTTCTCCGGATCTCTCCGCCGACGAACAGCTGGCCTGTCGATGGAGGAAG TGCCACCTGCTTTTCGACTCTTTGCAAGATTTGGTGGACCATGTCAATGACTTCCATGTGAAGCCCGAAAAGGATTCTGGGTACTGTTGCCACTGGGACGGGTGTTCACGCAAAGGGCGGGGCTTCAACGCCAG GTACAAGATGCTAATCCACATCCGCACTCACACCAACGAGAAACCTCACCGCTGTCCCACCTGCAATAAGAGCTTCTCACGTCTGGAGAACCTCAAGATACACAACCGCTCGCACACAG GAGAGAAGCCCTACATCTGCCCGTACGAGGGCTGCAACAAACGCTACTCCAACTCCAGCGACCGCTTCAAGCACACCCGCACCCATTACGTGGACAAGCCCTATTACTGCAAGATGGTGGGCTGCCTGAAACGCTACACAGATCCCAGCTCCCTGAGGAAGCATATTAAGGCTCACGGGCACTTCGTGACGCAGGAGCACGGAGGTGTAGGAGGGGTGGGCTCAATGATGAAACCGGCGGCGGGAAAAGCATCCGAGCTGACTTACGTCAACGGCGCCCACATCATCATTCCTGGGGCGGCAGCTGCTCTCCTGGGCAGCCACGGTCTGCAGAGTCTGGGAGGCTCCATCCCCCTGTCGCCCCGCCCACTGGACCTGAGCAATCTGGGCTGCCCGAGCTCCCCTTCAGCTGGACTCTGCGGGCCGCCCATTCTGTCCTTTGGTGGCTCTCCGCTCGGCCTGGCCAAATCTCCCCTGCTGTCTCATACCTTCTCGTCTTCGGCGCTCGGGCTACCCATGGTGCCCCTTTTGGCCTCGGAGCGCAGGGACCAGCGCAAGGCCAGAGGTGAGGAGGACGAGATCCACGGGGGCGTGCTCAACCTTTCCACGGGAGCGTCCCATGATCCCCTGTCTTGGGTGGTTATTCCCTCTGGCCAGGTCGTGTTGAAGCCAGCTGTGGTCAACTGA
- the pam16 gene encoding mitochondrial import inner membrane translocase subunit tim16 — protein MARYLAQIIVMGAQVVGRAFARALRQEFAASQAAAQARGQAGRHSAAASSFTGMTVQEAQQILNISTLTPEEIQKNYEHLFKANDKAVGGSLYLQSKVVRAKERLDEELSIQQQHQSKPSDQEQQT, from the exons ATG GCGAGGTATCTGGCTCAGATTATTGTGATGGGGGCTCAGGTGGTCGGGCGAGCTTTCGCACGAGCTCTGCGTCAAGAATTTgcag CGAGTCAGGCGGCTGCTCAGGCCAGAGGTCAAGCAGGCAGACATTCTGCGGCTGCGTCCAGCTTCACGGGTATGACGGTACAAGAAGCCCAACAGATACTGAACATCTCCACATTAACACCGGAGGAGATACAGAAG AATTATGAGCATCTGTTTAAAGCCAATGATAAAGCTGTGGGCGGCTCACTCTATCTTCAGTCTAAG GTGGTGAGAGCTAAAGAGCGTCTGGATGAAGAACTGTCCATTCAACAACAACACCAATCAAAACCATCAGACCAAGAGCAGCAAACATAA